DNA sequence from the Streptomyces sp. NBC_01497 genome:
GTAGCGGGTCACCGTCGGGCCGCGGGTGAAGCCGGTGACGGCGGCGTCCACCTTGAACTCGGTGAAGACGGTGGTCAGCGAGTGGGCGATGGCGTCGTTGGCGGCGGTACGCGACTTGCCGGGGCCGCCGCGCGCCAGCAGGTCTATCGACGGCAGCGAGTAGGTGATGTCACCGGCGAGCTGGAGTTGTTCCGCACGCGCGGGCAGCCCTTTGGCGCGTTCCGGCGCGGGCTTGGTGAGGTCGGCGAACGTGCCGGGCGCTCGCGTCGCCGCCTCGTCCTGAGGCGTGTTGCGGCTCCCCGCCGTGCCTCGCGCGGTCGGTACGGGCGCGGACCGGTCGGCGGCCGGGGCCCCGGTGGCGCCGGACCCGTCCTCGTCCGCCGCGCCGTCCTCGCCGGGCCCGGGGCGGCGCACGCCGCCTGTGACCCCCTGGGTGAGGTCGGCGACGACCGGGGAGGGCGGCATGCCGTTCAGGACGGCCCCGTCGAGAGCCGCCGCGGCGGCGGCCGCCACGTCCACCGGGTCCATGTGACGGCCGAACCGCGGTTCCGAGGACGGCCTGCGGGCCCTCCTGTCGCGCCGTGCGAGCGCGTCCGCCTCGGCCTTGTCGTGGTCGAACACCGCATCGGAGCCGTGCCGGGAGGAACGGCCCGGGCGGACCGTCCCCGCGGCGGGCGCGTCGCGCCACCGCTCGTCGTAGCGTCCGCCGTCCTCGGCCTCGGCCGCGAACTCGGCTTCCTCCTCCTCGGTGGGTGCGATGATGCGCAACCGGATCCCGAGGAGCCGCAGGCGCTGCGGGATCGCGTTGACCGGGGTCGCCGTGACGACGAGCAGGCCGAAGATCGTCAGCAGCAGGAGCACGGGGACGGCGAGCGCCTCGCCCATCGCGAAGATCAGCGGCTCCGAGACCGACCAGCCGATCAGCCCGCCCGCGTCCCGCATGGCCTGCGTGCCCGCGTCCCGGCCCGGGGCGCCGCACGCGATGTGGACGAGCCCGAGCACCCCGAGCACGAGCGCCGACAGTCCGATGACGATGCGTCCGTTGGCGTCCGGCCTCTGCGGATACAGGATGAGCCGTACGGCGATCGCGCCGAGCAGTATCGGTACGAGCAGATCGAGCCGGCCGAAGGCGCCCGTGATGAGCATGGTGACCAGGTCACCGACCGGACCCTGGAGGTTCGACCAGGTGCCGGCGGCGATGATGAGGGCCAGCGCGAGCAGGAGCAGCCCGACGCCGTCCTTGCGGTGGGCCGGGTCGAGGCCCTTGGCGCCCCGCCCTATGCCGCGCATCGCGCCCCCGACGCTGTGCGCCGCGCCGAGCCACACGGCCCGCGTCATGCGGTAGACGCCGCCGGTGGGCGAGGGCGCGGGCCTGGGTACCGGCCTGACGGCCTTCTTCGCGGTCGCCTTCTTGGCAGGGGCACTCCTCGCGGGCGTCTTCCTCGCGGGAGCGGACTTCTGCACAGGCTTCTTGGCCGGCGGGGCCGCTGCCTTCTTCGCCGCTGGGGTCGTACGGCCGGCGCGCGGCTTCGCGGTGCCCGTCGCTCCTTGAGAACCCTTGCCGGACGTACGTGAGGCCATGGTGGTGAGGTTACCGGTGCGCGGCGCCGGGGACACGTGTGACCGCTGCTTCACCCGTTCGTGTCGGCGCCGGGCACGGCAGGGGCTGAACGCCCGTCAAGGCCGCCCGGCGCCCGGTCCGTCGGGGCGCGATGACACGGCGGCACGGCCGGACCGGGGCTCGAAGCCGCGGCGGCCGGGTCAGAGTTGCGGAGGGAAGACCGGGCCCACGCCCGCGGTGCCGGGACCCAGCGCGTCCAGCGCCCGCCGCAGCGCCGTGAGTTTGCGCTCCAGGTGGGCGGCCGTGGCGACGGCCGACGCGTCCGCCGCGTCGTCGTCGAGCTGCTTGGACAGCGCCTCCGCCTGCTCCTCGACTGCCGCGAGCCGCGCGGACAGTTCCGCCAGCAGACCGGCCGGCTCCTTGGCCTCCCCGGCGCCCGCGAGCTGCAGCCGCAGGAGCTCCGCCTGCTCCTTGAGCTGACAGTTCTTCATGTACAGCTCGACGAAGACCGACACCTTCGCCCGCAGTACCCAGGGGTCGAACGGCTTGGAGATGTAGTCGACGGCACCCGCCGCGTACCCGCGGAACGTGTGGTGGGGGCCGTGGTTGATGGCCGTGAGGAAGATGATCGGGATGTCCCGGGTGCGCTCGCGGCGCTTGATGTGCGCCGCCGTCTCGAACCCGTCCATCCCCGGCATCTGGACATCCAGCAGAATGACCGCGAAATCATCCGTCAGAAGCGCCTTGAGTGCTTCCTCCCCTGACGATGCCCGCACCAGCGTCTGATCGAGCGCGGAGAGGATCGCCTCCAGCGCGAGCAGATTCTCCGGCCGGTCATCGACCAGGAGGATCTTGGCCTTCTGCACCATGGCCGCCCGCCCTCCTCGCCCCGGCGCCGGCTGCCCCCCTGCCGCGGCGCCCGGTCCGCGACCGTGCTCCCCGCCAGGCGGCGTCAGCCGCGCGCCGTCCGTCCTTGTGCCGGTCATGGTAGCCGCACCCCGCCCATCGCCACACCCTGTCACCGCGATGTCACGGCGCACGAACGGATAACGCGGCCGGGGCTCGGAACGTTCCCGGCACCTTTGTCACACACACGGTCCCACACCTCCCGTACCACGGCCGGGGGCGCCCCCCGCGGGGCCCTCTCGGCCGTGCGGGGCGCTCAGCCCTTCCGCATGTAGTCCGCCATCATCAGCAGCAGCTGGTCGGAGTCGACGGGCTTGGTGACGTAGTCGGACGCACCCGACTCGATGGCCTTCTCCCGGTCCCCCTTCATCGCCTTCGCGGTCAGGGCGATGATGGGCAGACCGGCGAACTGCGGCATCCTGCGGATCGCCGTCGTCGTCTCGTAACCGTCCATCTCCGGCATCATGATGTCCATCAGGACCACGGTGACGTCGTCGTGCTGCTCCAGGACCTCGATGCCCTCCCGGCCGTTCTCCGCGTACAGCACGGTGAGGCCGTGCGCCTCCAGAACGCTGGTCAGCGCGAAGACGTTGCGCACGTCGTCGTCGACGATCAGCACCTTCTCGGCGCTGAAGGAGACCGTACGGCGCGGTGCGGCGCTCTCCCCCGCCTCGGCGTCGGCGGCCGGCTCCTCCAGCGAGACCACGGCGGGCACATGCCCCGGCCGCCGCGGCGCCCGCTCGGCCCGCGCCGCACCCGTGGCGACCGCCTGGGCCTCCTGGTGCTGCGTCCCGCCCGCGGGCAGCTCGGGCAGCCGCTCGGACGACTCGATCCCGGCAGGCGCCTCCACGGCGCCCGTACGGCCCTCGGAGGCGAGGCGCGGCGCCGCGTCGCGATTCGTGCGCGCCGCCTGCGAGTAGCCCTGCGGGGGCAGTTCGCCCGCGTTGAGCGGCAGGTACAGGGTGAACGTGGAACCCCGGCCCGGCTCGCTCGCCGCGTGGATCTCACCGCCGAGCAGACGGGCGATCTCCCGGCTGATCGACAGGCCCAGTCCCGTTCCGCCGTACTTGCGGCTGGTGGTGCCGTCGGCCTGCTTGAACGCCTCGAAGATCACCCGCATCTTGCTCGCGGCGATCCCGATACCGGTGTCCGTGACGGAGAAGGCGATCAGATCGCCGTCGGCCTCGCGCAGCGAGCCCGCCTCCAGCAACTGCTCCCTGATCGCGATCGGAACGTCCGCGCGGGCCGGACGGATCACCAGCTCGACGGCTCCCGTGTCGGTGAACTTCACCGCGTTCGACAGGAGGTTGCGCAGCACCTGCAGCAGCCGCTGCTCGTCCGTGTGCAGCGTCGCGGGCAGCTCCGGCGACACCCGTACGGAGAAGTCGAGTCCCTTCTCCGCCGTCAGCGGCCGGAAGGTGGCCTCCACGTAGTCGACGAGCTGCACCAGCGCGATCCGGGTCGGGCTGACGTCCATCTTGCCCGCCTCGACCTTCGACAGGTCGAGGATGTCGTTGATGAGCTGGAGCAGGTCGGACCCCGCGCCGTGGATGGTCTCCGCGAACTCGACCTGCTTGGGCGACAGGTTCGACTCGGCGTTGTCCGCGAGCAGCTTCGCCAGGATCAGCAGCGAGTTGAGCGGGGTGCGCAGCTCGTGCGACATGTTCGCGAGGAACTCCGACTTGTAGCGCATCGAGACCGCGAGCTGCTCCGCCCGCTCCTCCAGCACCTGCCGCGCGTCCTCGATCGCGGTGTTCTTGAACTCGATGTCGCGGTTCTGCCGGGCCAGCAGCTCGGCCTTCTCCTCCAGCTCGGCGTTGGACGCCTGGAGCGCCTTCTGCCGGTTCTCCAGCTCCGCGGAACGCTCCCGCAGCTGCTCCGTCAGCTCCTGCGACTGCTTCAGCAGCACCTCCGTCTTGGAGTTGACGCTGATGGTGTTGACGCTCGTCGCGATCATCTCGGCGATCTGCTTGAGGAAGTCCCGCTGGATCTGCGTGAACGGCTGGAACGAGGCCAGCTCGATGACGCCCAGCACCTTCCCGTCGAACAGCACCGGCAGCACGATCACATGCGCCGGCGACGCCTCACCGAGTCCCGAGGAGATCTTCAGGTAGCCCGGCGGGACATTGACCTGGATGGTGCGCTTCTCCTCGGCCGCCGTACCGATCAGTCCCTGCCCCGGCCGGAACGACGTCGGCATCGAACCCGCCGAGTAGCCGTAACTCCCGCGCAGGCACAGCTCGAAGCTGCTGTCGCCGCCGAGGTCCGCCCCCGCGCCCGTCTGCATGGCGAGGAAGAACGCGCCGTGCTGGGCGGAGACCACGGGCGTCAGCTCGCTCATGATCAGCGAGGCCACGTCGGCCAGGTCGCGGCGGCCCTGCATGAGGCCCGAGATGCGCGCGAGGTTGCCCTTGAGCCAGTCCTGCTCCTCGTTGGCGATCGTGGTGTCCCGCAGGTTGGCGATCATCGTGTTGATGTAGTCCTGGAGATCCTTGATCTCGCCCGCCGCGTCCACGTCGATCTTCACACCGAGGTCGCCTCGGGTCACCGCGGTGGCCACGTTGGAGATCGCGCGCACCTGGCCGGTGAGGTTCCCGGCCATCTCGTTCACGGACTCGGTCAGATCGCGCCAGGTGCCGTCCACGGCCCGTACCCGGGCCTGGCCGCCGAGGATGCCCTCCGTACCCACCTCACGGGCCACGCGCGTGACCTCGTCCGCGAAGTTCGACAGCTGGTCGACCATCGTGTTGACGGTGTTCTTCAGCTCCTGGATCTCACCGCGCGCGTCGATGTCGATCTTCCGCGTCAGGTCGCCCTTCGCGATGGCCGTGGTGACCGTCGCGATCTGACGCACCTGACCGGTCAGGTTCGACGCCATCAGGTTCACCGAGTCGGTGAGGTCCTTCCACGTGCCGGAGACGCCCGGCACGCGCGCCTGGCCGCCCAGTTCGCCCTCCGTACCGACCTGCCGGGCGACCCGTGTCACCTCGTCGGCGAACGACGACAGGGTCGTCACCATCGTGTTGACGGTGTCGGCGAGCTCGGCCACCTCGCCACGCGCCTCGACCGTCACCTTCTTCGTCAGGTCGCCGTGCGCGACCGCGGACGACACCCGCGAGATGTTGCGGACCTGACTGGTCAGGTTGTTCGCCATCGTGTTGACGTTGTCGCTGAGGTCCTTCCAGATGCCGACGACGCCGCGCACCCGCGCCTGGCCGCCGAGAATGCCCTCCGTACCCACCTCACGCGCCACGCGCGTGACCTCGTCGGCGAAGTTCGACAGCTGGTCGACCATCGTGTTGACGGTGGTGACCAGGTCGAGGATCTCGCCCTTCGCGTCCACCGTGATCTTCTTCGACAGGTCGCCCATGGCGACCGCGGTGGTGACCTCCGCGATGTTGCGGACCTGCGACGTCAGGTTGTTCGCCATGAAGTTGACGGACTGCGTCAGGTCCTTCCACGTGCCGGCGACGCCCTTGACCTCGGCCTGTCCGCCCAGCATGCCCTCGGTGCCCACCTCGCGGGCCACGCGGGTGACCTCGTCGGCGAAGCTGGAGAGCTGGTCGACCATCGTGTTCAGCGTCGACTT
Encoded proteins:
- a CDS encoding DNA translocase FtsK, which codes for MASRTSGKGSQGATGTAKPRAGRTTPAAKKAAAPPAKKPVQKSAPARKTPARSAPAKKATAKKAVRPVPRPAPSPTGGVYRMTRAVWLGAAHSVGGAMRGIGRGAKGLDPAHRKDGVGLLLLALALIIAAGTWSNLQGPVGDLVTMLITGAFGRLDLLVPILLGAIAVRLILYPQRPDANGRIVIGLSALVLGVLGLVHIACGAPGRDAGTQAMRDAGGLIGWSVSEPLIFAMGEALAVPVLLLLTIFGLLVVTATPVNAIPQRLRLLGIRLRIIAPTEEEEAEFAAEAEDGGRYDERWRDAPAAGTVRPGRSSRHGSDAVFDHDKAEADALARRDRRARRPSSEPRFGRHMDPVDVAAAAAAALDGAVLNGMPPSPVVADLTQGVTGGVRRPGPGEDGAADEDGSGATGAPAADRSAPVPTARGTAGSRNTPQDEAATRAPGTFADLTKPAPERAKGLPARAEQLQLAGDITYSLPSIDLLARGGPGKSRTAANDAIAHSLTTVFTEFKVDAAVTGFTRGPTVTRYEVALGTAVKVERITALAKNIAYAVASPDVRIISPIPGKSAVGIEIPNTDREMVNLGDVLRLAGDDDNDPMLVAFGKDVEGGYVMHSLAKMPHVLVAGATGSGKSSCINCLITSVMMRATPEEVRLVLVDPKRVELTAYEGIPHLITPIITNPKRAAEALQWVVREMDLRYDDLAAFGFRHIDDFNHAVREGKVKLPEGSERELQPYPYLLVIVDELADLMMVAPRDVEDSIVRITQLARAAGIHLVLATQRPSVDVVTGLIKANVPSRLAFATSSLADSRVILDQPGAEKLIGKGDGLFLPMGANKPTRLQGAFVTEEEISAVVQHCKDQMAPVFREDVVVGTQRKKEVDEDIGDDLDLLCQAAELVVSTQFGSTSMLQRKLRVGFAKAGRLMDLMESRAIVGPSEGSKARDVLVKADELDGVLSVIRGESS
- a CDS encoding HAMP domain-containing protein; the encoded protein is MESGVAARGDRSRAKGGRSRSGGTTEVDSAALNRLLTGLVAMRDGNFRKRLTVAGDDTMAEIAAVFNEVADRHLHLTGEVARVRRVVGREGKLTERLETGTCEGSWASAIDAANALVDDLARPVSEVGRVLSAVAEGDLAQRMDLRSPGEGGAQGAVAERPLRGEFLKVARTVNNLVDQLSAFTDEVTRVALEVGTEGKLGGQAKVRGMAGSWKDLTDSVNTMAYRLTAQVRDIALVTTAVAKGDLSRKVTVHVAGEMLQLKNTVNTMVDQLSSFSSEVTRVAREVGTEGELGGQAEVAGVAGVWKDLTDSVNTMATNLTSQVRGIASVTTAVANGDLSRKVTVSARGEVARLADTINQMTETLRTFADEVTRVASEVGAEGLLGGQAQVPGAAGTWKDLTDSVNTVFRNLTTQVRDIAQVTTAVANGDLSQKVEVEVAGEMLELKNTVNTMVEQLQSFGSEVTRVAREVGVEGRLGGQAHVPGAAGTWKDLTDSVNNAFRNLTGQVRDIAQVTTAVANGDLSQKVQVEVAGEMLELKNTVNTMVAQLSSFADQVTRMSRDVGSEGRLGGQARVPGVSGTWKELTDSVNFMAGNLTNQVRQIAQVTTAVARGDLSKKVDVDAKGEILELKNTINTMVDQLSAFADQVTRVAREVGTDGRLGGQAQVPGVAGVWRDLTDSVNGMAGNLTDQVRSIAQVATAVARGDLSQKISVDAKGEILELKSTLNTMVDQLSSFADEVTRVAREVGTEGMLGGQAEVKGVAGTWKDLTQSVNFMANNLTSQVRNIAEVTTAVAMGDLSKKITVDAKGEILDLVTTVNTMVDQLSNFADEVTRVAREVGTEGILGGQARVRGVVGIWKDLSDNVNTMANNLTSQVRNISRVSSAVAHGDLTKKVTVEARGEVAELADTVNTMVTTLSSFADEVTRVARQVGTEGELGGQARVPGVSGTWKDLTDSVNLMASNLTGQVRQIATVTTAIAKGDLTRKIDIDARGEIQELKNTVNTMVDQLSNFADEVTRVAREVGTEGILGGQARVRAVDGTWRDLTESVNEMAGNLTGQVRAISNVATAVTRGDLGVKIDVDAAGEIKDLQDYINTMIANLRDTTIANEEQDWLKGNLARISGLMQGRRDLADVASLIMSELTPVVSAQHGAFFLAMQTGAGADLGGDSSFELCLRGSYGYSAGSMPTSFRPGQGLIGTAAEEKRTIQVNVPPGYLKISSGLGEASPAHVIVLPVLFDGKVLGVIELASFQPFTQIQRDFLKQIAEMIATSVNTISVNSKTEVLLKQSQELTEQLRERSAELENRQKALQASNAELEEKAELLARQNRDIEFKNTAIEDARQVLEERAEQLAVSMRYKSEFLANMSHELRTPLNSLLILAKLLADNAESNLSPKQVEFAETIHGAGSDLLQLINDILDLSKVEAGKMDVSPTRIALVQLVDYVEATFRPLTAEKGLDFSVRVSPELPATLHTDEQRLLQVLRNLLSNAVKFTDTGAVELVIRPARADVPIAIREQLLEAGSLREADGDLIAFSVTDTGIGIAASKMRVIFEAFKQADGTTSRKYGGTGLGLSISREIARLLGGEIHAASEPGRGSTFTLYLPLNAGELPPQGYSQAARTNRDAAPRLASEGRTGAVEAPAGIESSERLPELPAGGTQHQEAQAVATGAARAERAPRRPGHVPAVVSLEEPAADAEAGESAAPRRTVSFSAEKVLIVDDDVRNVFALTSVLEAHGLTVLYAENGREGIEVLEQHDDVTVVLMDIMMPEMDGYETTTAIRRMPQFAGLPIIALTAKAMKGDREKAIESGASDYVTKPVDSDQLLLMMADYMRKG
- a CDS encoding response regulator, which codes for MVQKAKILLVDDRPENLLALEAILSALDQTLVRASSGEEALKALLTDDFAVILLDVQMPGMDGFETAAHIKRRERTRDIPIIFLTAINHGPHHTFRGYAAGAVDYISKPFDPWVLRAKVSVFVELYMKNCQLKEQAELLRLQLAGAGEAKEPAGLLAELSARLAAVEEQAEALSKQLDDDAADASAVATAAHLERKLTALRRALDALGPGTAGVGPVFPPQL